gctaaacggtcaaaaacatcatcctccgttgaccctGAAACACCGACATCGGATGCCCGCAATGTCGATCTACATGAGTTGGTGGACGTTGACGAGAACTTGAAGAAGAGTTGACCCGACCGCCTGGCATAAGAAAGGATAAGCGAACCGGGAAAAAACGGTagagtcgtcttccgatctcgagttaaaggaagatttcgaggagatgaaccgtcgtctccaagacattcgcgaCCTCGGCTACCAACGATATGAGATTATGAAAGAACGAGTGGCCGAAACAAAAAaagtttaacgagatgcaagaggcgaagcaaatggaaaaggacattgagCTTTTGTCCAAACTGATCGACCACCTCCAAGGCGACgcgttgatccttgcgcaaatgcATCGCCAAAAAAGTcgagaaaaatatggactctggatcatctttttttttttttactttttttcggtttttttattttctgtgtTTTTTCGATATTTTTTTATTtcaagtagtgtaatttttattttaaattaatgaagattttcatgttttaaattaaaaaaaaaataattgtgaaatgattaaatgggcattattgggcattattctcactacgccacttttgcaataatgctccatgctgactggactaccacgtgtcgcaaaacgccccatggtgggggcattatttggcttaaccactacacatggtctcaTTGAAGGAAACAAGaataataaataagtaaataacatATCAATGTTTGTGCTCTTAAGTTAAAGAACAACATATATCGGCTATTTTGTAATTTAATATGTTAAAGTACTATTCATCAACCAATGCAATTCATATTGTataatgtataatgtataatgtataatataatataataatgtaACAAAAGGCCCCATGGATATCATACAACATATAGTTCACAATGTGGACCATATGATAAAGAATTTAATTACTAAGAGGAACATTAATATACACAATGGATACAAGGTCCACATTGACGGGGATCTACAAGTATAGTCAAGTTTGTTCGTTTTCGCATTATTTGGATAATAAAGGTTGAGCTTCGAATGACTAGAGTCAGGAATGTAGATGTGTGCCCATCTAAGTATTATGACAAAAATACATCTACAAGATAGATTATGGGTTCAAGGATTAATGATTATAAAGGATTAATGTTTCTATTGTGATGTCCCTTGCAATGTGTATGCTCTTTAGTTATTTCGTTGGTCCAAAGTATTTTAATTGGTGTGGTTTAGCTATTGTAGTCATAGATCCTTTCattttttgaaaatgatttgtgGATTTTGAAATTAAGTGATGCTCAATTCTAActtttatttttcaaatcaaACATGACTTTGCCATTACAAAGATAATTATCACAATTTTTACTTTATCTCAACAACCCAATTATATTTGTCTTCAATCTTCCCAACTTGAATCCCTACTAGTGTTTTGTACAATTTCTGATTCACCAATTTGTCACCTGTTTTATACTCTACTCTGTAAACATATAAACACAATAACTTCAAAACTTTATAAAATACAAAGGTttagaatatattttaattagttttttttttccgtTACCTTTGACCATTGTATGTTACGCTACCAACGGAAGCAACACTAACAGCGGTTCCTGTAGTGAACACTTCGTCGGCTTCCATCAATTCGTCTACTGCAACCAAACGTTCCTCAACCTATAACATGTAAAACATTTTTAGACGAGAGTTAAGAAATAAAATGAAATATATAATACTTTACCTTGTATCCTAAGTCTCGTGCGATATCAATGATGCTCTTTCTTGTGATTCCTTCAAGAATCGTACCTACTGTCGCAGGAGTTGATATAGTGTTCCCCTATACACATAACAAAGATAGATTATCCACACATACATAGACGAACGTTTGTTACATAAGATAATCACAAGAACCACATAAACATTTGTACATATTTCCCAGAGTGTAGTATATAGGATGATTATATAACTGCGTAGTCACCtaccttgtatatatatatatatgtgtgtgtgtgtctatTACATAATCTAAAGCCTTGATTTCATAAATATTGGAAGATACATACCTTTACAAGGAAAATGTTACAAGAACTAACTTCCTCGATGTACTTTTTATGAACTGAATCTAGGTACAATACATCGGAGAACCCTTGTTCCTTTGCTTTAAGCATAGCTTTAATTACCTATACGTAAGTCGTCTGTTAAAATTAAATGTTCTCAGTATTAGTATTTCAACACTTAATAGTTATAAGTTGTGTTTGTACCGGGGCATAATTGGTTATGCTTTTGACACCTCCTGCCCCACCGCGAGTTGCACGATGATACTCAGTGTTAACGCATAAGTTCAAGGGTGCCGTACCCTCCTGTATTTTTGTAAACCAATACCTCATAAATGCCAAGTCTATAGCTAGCTATACATTCAAGGAAAACAAGTAATAATTATATTAAGCAAGAATAAATACCTTAAAATAATTGCCTACAGGTGAGGCATATACTAAGAATGTGTACTCAGGAGCCGGAGATACCCCCAATGTTGGCCCACTTCCAATGAGCAAAGGCCTAAGATATAGTGATCCTTTTCCTGATGGTGGAATCTAGACAAAATCcgataaatataaaataaaggaCAATATGTGTAATTTACTCAAATACAGAAAATAAATTGTTACGTAATTAAGATGTAAGATctcaaaatttataaaacattAAACTTTGATTTGTTGTTATAGGGTAAAGTTAAATACCCAACGTTTGTTCGCTATAGCGGTTTGTTTCACTGCATCCACAAATTGTTGTATAGATGGTGATTCCATGCACATTCTCTCGGCTCCGATTTGCATACGGACTGCATTTTGATCTGGTCGAAATAGCAAAATCCTACCGTCCTCTCCCCTGAAAGCTTTTGTACCTTCGAAAATTCCCTGTGTGACCATTATCATTAATTAAAACTTCATTATATCATGCAAGATTCTGCTATCTCCTTTCTTCAAGAAAAACTATAAATTACCAGGGTCGGCCTACCCGTGCCGTCGTCCGAAACCCAAATTTTCTAAGAGCCTGAAAGGTTTTTATAAGCTTTTATATATAcactaaattatatatatttaatatatgcatCCATTTATTTTGCAAAAAAAATGTTGGTGGTGGAGTGGAAAAACCATCTCAAGATAATGTAAAGGTCTCAAGTTAAAGTCGTAGttttaccaagttttatttttttaattcatttcccCTTAACCACAATTTTGGGTCCAATCTTTTTTGTCGCCCGAGGCCTAATTTTTTATAGTTCCCGGAGACGGCTCTGTAAATTACCTGTCCATAGTTTAGAACTCCTGCAGCCGGGCTTAACTCGACGTTGCCATAATCGGTCACTTGTCCTTGCTCAAAAGTGCTGTTCAAAGTGCATTTAGCCTTGTACATGTAATCAGTTCGGGTCAGACCGAAACCCAAATTATTCCAATCAACATCCGCGTATTCCTCATATCTAAAAaccaaaacatttcaaaaatcatattaacaaactttttatttcaaatatatatttaatgaAAACCAACACTATGTGTCACCTAATTTTACCTGATCACAGGTTCGCTTTCTCGTAGAGCAGAACTAGCCTGTGCCGTGAAGCATCTTGCTCCAACCTTAAAAGTACATCACCACAAAAAGTCAAATAACTCGATCTGAATTTAATCAAGTTTTTATAACgatttggaaaaattacaagtcaGTTTAATTAATATAatcaatatatattaaatacGCATCTTTTTTTCCCTCAAAATTGCACCtcatatttttcattttatccCTCTATCTTTCAAAAACTTCCAGTTTCACCCCTGCACCTATTTATATCAAGCTGCTCTGTTTTGACTTTTACTTCTCCTTCTTTTTATCGATTAAATTACTCTCAACAATTTTGGATTTAATATTCGTTAAACGATCATTCGAATCTAATTTCTGACACAAATTTCCCCCGATCAACTTTCAATTCCATGgagaaatataaataaaaatacccaaaatatataataataataataataataataataataataataataataataataataataataacaataataaaggTTCTTCAAACATATCATCCCAGCGACATGCTATACAAATTTTCACCTACAAATCATACAATTGATGAATTTTATTTGGAAATATGAAACAAAAGAATgcaggatcattcttgattcaaAAACAAAAGATCAAAAACCTGTTTAACATTTTTAGATATTAAATTCTGTTTTAACTAATCCCCATGATATTAAGCATGCACCAATATCCTTAATTTCCTCAAAATTGCCTTTAAAATGGATATTTTCAGATTAACAAGCATGATAATTGAATGATAAAAGAAAGAACACGAATCGAAGAGATACGATACCTTTGACGATGAAATCTGAAGCAGTCGACGAAGGATGGGACTCTGTCGGATCATCGTGTTTGGTATATTGAAACAAGGAGGAATCAAGAGCCAAAGTTATGTGAGGAAGGTGATGGTTTGGTTGGCATTTTATAGGACGTGAAGGCCAACAGAGACCATGTTGGCATATTTTTTAATCCCCAAATTTTATAATGTAATAAAGGTAATACTtagtaaatgtttttttttttaacaattgttACTCGTTTCAAGTATGGGTGGTTATTTGTATCATGTGGAATATGACATGAGTATATTATTTCGTTTAATAAATGAGTAATCTTTAACTTGTGGTAAAATCCGTGAATATGATGTATAAATTAAAATAAGGAAACAAAAAATGTTAATACGTAAATTCAACTCGTTTACGATTAGCTTAACTCGTTTAGAGCTTTATAACAATATGTTTATAATCTGTCAACCCTTTTATGACTCGTTTACAACACGTCAACTATTTTTGATCTTTCGACTCATTTGACCTATTTGTTGCATAAACAATTAAATGGCCATTTGAGTTACATAAATTTTGTTGAAAGTTAATCCTAAAACTCATATGAGTTGAAAGTTAAAGAGTCAAGGTGAAAGTTtgatttaattaatttttttatataaatttgatttattttAGGTAATCTATCTATGCTTTCTATAAAAGGATAAAttcaagtgacataagaaaagctgatgtgtcagcggGAGAgggtgtccaacaaggcttttcttatctcattattacatcataaaacctagtatataaatcactttaaaattcaaagtagGCCCACATCCACCTTCTCAAAGGTCTGCCCTGATCGTTTATATTAAAGTACTGATGTtaattgaaaattcaaaaaacctcTTCTCacgttcaaaattcaaaattctggatccacattcaaaattcaaaccatatatattctaattctaatcctataaataagatataattaacTGGcttcacattcaaatctctctcgctcatatctacatatgaatttggctccacattcaaatttcaatttatcTCTCTACTTTGTATTTGCGATCATATCTCTCTTACTCAAATGCATAGTTCTCAGGATTGAGGCGGTTAATCTTCAGATACAGTTCTTTGTCCCAGTGTCAttgttccagtatcattgttccaacatcgttgtttcaTGGTAGCTCTGTTTCACACACTCGCCTTTGACCTTGGCTTTGcgggttattttaggtttgtggattcttttaaactgttgattatgttgataatatttattttaaggtGTTGATATATTTAAGCTTTTTTTTTCGAGCGAGCAGTGGGAAGTTCTTCTGCACTGTTTTTGAAGTCTGAAGTGCAGAAAGTGGAGTACTTCTTTATGATAAATGAAGAACTTAATGGTAATTATaagaatttgtttttttttctaattttatttttgttctttCGGTTTATTGATATTTAACATTTTACTATGATTATGGTATCCTTCTTTTACATGAGGATAGGGCTACTGTTCAAGAGGTGAAGAGCTGAAGAGGTGTTTTGGTGATGTCTTTCTGCACTTCGGAATTCAAAAACAGTGCATAAGCTTTTCATCACGTTTTACTGCCATTATATCCTTCTTTTACATCGGAGTTGAAGAAATATACAAGTTAAAAATGTCATCATATCCTTCTGTAGGTTCTTATGATTTAAAGTATTGTTTTTTCAAGGaagttgaggatcaagtatatgaggataagactactgttcaagagctgaagattatTAAATTTCGTTTTTCAGTTCTTAATGTAATTGTTGATCTTTGTAGAGCATTTTATTTTTACTGATTTGagcatcaacagttgttagtgTTGATATCTGCTATTGTAAATGTTGAGTTGCTATTGTTGCCAGCATCTGTTTAGCAAAAGATTTATCCACTGTTTaaaggtattgtctgttctcataattcctgttttttgtaacgactgttgagttgctactgtTGGCGACATCTGTTATTCTCATTAGCGGTTTCTAAAGGATTGTCAACCATCAATCcaatagaagttctgaacattcttaaaaaataggtattttgaaaatatttgacaaaaaatctttaaaagtctgttgaaaacagCTGTTTGGCAAAAGATTCATCCACTGTTTAAAGGTATTGTCTCATCTCATAAAATGTTATTTTttgtaacgactgttgagttgctactgGTGCGAACATCTGTTTTTCACAACAGCAAtttccaaa
This genomic stretch from Helianthus annuus cultivar XRQ/B chromosome 8, HanXRQr2.0-SUNRISE, whole genome shotgun sequence harbors:
- the LOC110873037 gene encoding branched-chain-amino-acid aminotransferase 2, chloroplastic gives rise to the protein MIRQSPILRRLLQISSSKVGARCFTAQASSALRESEPVIRYEEYADVDWNNLGFGLTRTDYMYKAKCTLNSTFEQGQVTDYGNVELSPAAGVLNYGQGIFEGTKAFRGEDGRILLFRPDQNAVRMQIGAERMCMESPSIQQFVDAVKQTAIANKRWIPPSGKGSLYLRPLLIGSGPTLGVSPAPEYTFLVYASPVGNYFKEGTAPLNLCVNTEYHRATRGGAGGVKSITNYAPVIKAMLKAKEQGFSDVLYLDSVHKKYIEEVSSCNIFLVKGNTISTPATVGTILEGITRKSIIDIARDLGYKVEERLVAVDELMEADEVFTTGTAVSVASVGSVTYNGQRVEYKTGDKLVNQKLYKTLVGIQVGKIEDKYNWVVEIK